A stretch of Oreochromis aureus strain Israel breed Guangdong linkage group 11, ZZ_aureus, whole genome shotgun sequence DNA encodes these proteins:
- the s100t gene encoding S100 calcium binding protein T → MSLPNSENASTLENAMQLMIQTFHKYSGNEGDKYTLSKVELKEMLTKELGSYLGNAQDKEAVEKIMGDLDSNNDGEVDFTEFIILVGALTVACNDFFLEYNDKQEKKK, encoded by the exons ATGTCTTTGCCTAACTCCGAGAATGCTTCCACCCTGGAGAATGCCATGCAGCTCATGATCCAGACCTTCCATAAGTACTCTGGAAATGAAGGGGACAAATATACACTGAGCAAGGTTGAGCTCAAAGAAATGCTTACCAAAGAGCTTGGCAGCTATCTGGGG AACGCCCAGGATAAGGAAGCTGTGGAGAAGATTATGGGAGACCTGGATTCCAACAATGACGGAGAGGTAGATTTTACAGAGTTCATCATTTTGGTTGGAGCTCTCACTGTGGCCTGTAACGACTTCTTCCTGGAGTACAATGACaagcaagagaagaagaagtga